From a region of the Labrus mixtus chromosome 5, fLabMix1.1, whole genome shotgun sequence genome:
- the bmp2k gene encoding BMP-2-inducible protein kinase isoform X4: MKKFSRMPKSESGGLGGQSGNSCGVSSYLGKVFSVGRYQVTVEELVAEGGFSVVFLARTHSGVRCALKRMYVNNVPDLNVYKREITIMKELSGHKNIVGYLDSTISPVSDSVWEVLILMEYCKAGQVVKQMNQRLNVGFSEAEVLHMFCDTCEAVARLHQCKTPIIHRDLKVENILLNDQGNYVLCDFGSATHKVLQPQKDGVSAVEDEIKKYTTLSYRSPEMINLYAGKAITTKADIWALGCLLYKLCFFTLPFGESQVAICDGTFIVPDNSKFSFKLHCLIRYMLEPDQEKRPDIYQVSHFAFRLAGKDCPVPNLFNSPIPTSLPEPLTASEVAAKKSMTKARITEAVGPTETSIAPRQRPKAANSNVLPLTNTVTPVKMGGPSAPVSNGQKAHTPGSGQPSMQQQQQQQQQPSSQQHRVLQQLQPGDLRLQQLQQHHHHQQALQQQQQQQQQATAQQLQYLQYQQAVQQSLQLQQQQQQQQQQQQQQQAALLQQQQHMMMAPVYQQQVAQAQAQAQAQYAAMLHQYQQAFVQHQQQQHQQQHHHQQHPPPPLAAQQTLPYMSSPLEFQIPLGSFSSTTPSAGPAAAPVLVGGPSPVLVGGPSPVQIGGPSPVDPSYTNSSRNSLLASDGVSPPSQSCGALSNPPDMSHWNPFGEDNFSKLTEEELIDREFDLLRANKPVERAASVETDRPLQTKSLPPEDLFGSAPFVASTDGRVTNI, from the exons gagggTTCTCGGTGGTGTTTCTGGCTCGTACGCACAGCGGCGTCCGCTGCGCTCTAAAGAGGATGTATGTGAACAACGTCCCCGACCTGAACGTCTACAAGAGAGAGATCACCATCATG AAGGAGCTCTCGGGTCACAAGAACATCGTGGGTTACCTGGACTCCACCATCAGCCCCGTGTCGGACAGCGTGTGGGAGGTGCTGATCCTCATGGAGTACTGTAAAG CGGGTCAGGTGGTGAAACAGATGAACCAGCGTCTGAACGTGGGCTTCAGCGAGGCCGAGGTCCTCCACATGTTCTGTGACACCTGTGAGGCGGTCGCTCGTCTGCATCAGTGCAAGACGCCCATCATCCACAGAGACCTCAAG gttgaAAACATCCTGTTGAACGATCAGGGAAATTATGTGCTTTGTGACTTCGGCAGTGCAACGCATAAAGTTTTACAGCCTCAGAAAGACGGAGTGAGCGCCGTGGAGGACGAGATCAAGAA GTACACAACGCTCTCCTATCGCTCACCTGAGATGATTAACCTGTACGCAGGTAAAGCCATCACCACCAAGGCTGATATCTGG GCTCTGGGCTGCTTGTTGTACAAGCTGTGTTTCTTCACGCTTCCTTTTGGGGAGAGTCAGGTCGCCATTTGTGACGGGACGTTTATCGTCCCGGATAACTCCAAGTTCTCCTTCAAGCTGCACTGTTTGATCC GATACATGCTCGAGCCGGACCAGGAGAAGAGACCAGACATCTACCAGGTGTCCCACTTTGCCTTTAGATTAGCAGGAAAAGACTGTCCAGTGCCAAACCTGTTT AACTCTCCAATCCCGACGTCTCTCCCTGAACCGCTAACAGCGAGCGAGGTCGCCGCTAAGAAGAGTATGACGAAAGCCAG gatcaCAGAGGCTGTCGGTCCCACAGAAACATCGATCGCTCCCAGACAGAGACCCAAAGCAGCCAATAGTAACGTCTTACCACTCACCAACACCGTCACACCTGTGAAGATGGGCGGGCCTTCAGCGCCCGTCAGTAACGGACAGAAAG CTCACACACCTGGCTCGGGGCAGCCGtccatgcagcagcagcagcagcagcagcagcagcccagcAGTCAGCAGCACCGcgtcctgcagcagctgcagcctggTGACCTCCGTCTGCAGCAACTacagcagcatcatcatcatcaacaagcactgcaacaacaacaacaacaacaacaacaagcaaccGCTCAGCAACTCCAATACCTCCAG TACCAGCAGGCTGTGCAGCAGtctctgcagctccagcagcagcagcagcagcagcagcagcagcagcagcagcagcaggcggctctcctccagcagcagcagcacatgatGATGGCGCCCGTCTACCAGCAACAGGtggctcaggctcaggctcaaGCTCAAGCTCAGTACGCTGCCATG CTGCACCAGTACCAACAGGCTTTTGtgcaacatcaacaacaacaacatcaacaacaacatcatcatcaacaacatcctcctcctcctcttgcggCTCAGCAGACGCTCCCCTACATGTCCTCCCCCCTCGAATTTCAGATCCCGCTGGGCTCCTTTAGCTCCACCACACCCTCTGCTGGACCTGCTGCTGCACCTGTGCTGGTGGGGGGGCCGTCACCTGTGCTGGTTGGGGGGCCGTCACCTGTGCAGATCGGGGGGCCGTCACCTGTGGATCCATCATACACTAACTCCAG TAGGAACTCCCTGCTGGCCTCAGACGgggtctcccccccctctcagaGCTGCGGCGCGCTCAGTAACCCCCCTGACATGTCGCACTGGAACCCGTTTGGAGAGGACAACTTCTCCAAGCTGACCGAGGAGGAACTGATCGACCGCGAGTTTGACCTGCTCAGAGCAA ACAAACCTGTGGAGCGAGCAGCCAGTGTGGAAACGGACCGCCCCCTGCAGACTAAGTCCCTCCCCCCTGAGGACCTGTTCGGCTCGGCCCCGTTTGTGGCGAGCACAG ACGGCCGAGTCACAAACATCTGA